Proteins encoded in a region of the Candidatus Zixiibacteriota bacterium genome:
- a CDS encoding GDP-mannose 4,6-dehydratase produces MRLLVTGGCGFLGSHFIRAWLAAHSDDTVINVDRMTYAGAHENLQEALENPHYHHVRLDVADESGLNALWTEPFGLIVHFAAETHVDRSLENAAQFVKTNVLGTQALLSSVAQHEETEPVVIIVSSDEVYGPTPKGAIFGTGEALRPTSPYAASKAAADWLALSYAKTYGLDVTIVRSVNVYGPRQYPEKLIPLFVTRTLSGEPLPLYGHGRQKRCWLYIDDFVAGMMALLSDHPTRRDKLVWHLGSRDELENRAIADMICSLCAADQSLIQSVADRPGHDPRYALDYTHTARAFAWEPRVPFTVGLAQTVDWIRDHLDWCHERTGWTPAFLRES; encoded by the coding sequence ATGAGACTTCTCGTCACCGGCGGCTGCGGATTCCTGGGATCGCACTTCATTCGTGCGTGGCTGGCGGCGCACTCGGATGACACGGTCATCAATGTCGATCGCATGACATATGCCGGGGCACACGAGAATCTGCAAGAGGCGCTGGAAAACCCGCATTACCACCATGTCCGGCTCGATGTTGCCGATGAATCGGGACTCAATGCGCTGTGGACCGAGCCCTTCGGCTTGATCGTTCACTTTGCCGCCGAAACACATGTCGACCGCTCGCTGGAGAATGCCGCGCAGTTCGTCAAAACGAATGTGCTGGGGACCCAAGCGCTGCTCTCGTCGGTCGCCCAGCATGAGGAGACCGAGCCGGTTGTCATTATCGTGTCATCCGACGAAGTCTACGGTCCCACGCCCAAAGGCGCGATCTTCGGGACCGGCGAGGCGCTGCGTCCGACCAGTCCCTACGCCGCCAGCAAGGCGGCGGCCGACTGGCTGGCGCTCTCGTACGCCAAGACGTATGGCCTTGATGTCACCATCGTCCGTTCGGTGAACGTGTACGGCCCGCGCCAGTATCCGGAGAAACTCATTCCGCTGTTTGTCACGCGCACGCTGTCCGGTGAACCGCTGCCCTTGTACGGCCACGGACGCCAGAAGCGCTGTTGGCTGTATATCGACGATTTCGTCGCCGGGATGATGGCGTTGCTCTCCGATCATCCGACGCGTCGCGACAAGCTGGTCTGGCATCTGGGGTCGCGCGATGAACTGGAGAACCGCGCCATCGCCGATATGATCTGTTCGTTATGCGCCGCCGATCAATCGCTCATCCAGTCGGTCGCCGACCGTCCGGGGCACGACCCGCGTTATGCGCTCGATTACACGCACACCGCCCGCGCCTTCGCCTGGGAACCGCGTGTGCCCTTCACTGTCGGGCTGGCGCAGACCGTTGATTGGATCCGCGATCATCTCGATTGGTGCCACGAGCGCACCGGCTGGACACCCGCTTTCCTGCGAGAATCGTAG
- a CDS encoding SDR family oxidoreductase has product MRTDSPAFGGSPRVAITGASGLLGQELIGQLLAVSRAESSGRQPSVFAGLHQSRWMLPTGVVPLPLDLYRERTVRAFVEAAQADWIIHTAALTDVDRCEREPELAQELNAKATQRLCEAVSGTPTRIVYLSTDYVFKGTHGPYAEDAVPNPINVYGRTKLEGEATIRLSGDQHVIVRTASVIGPWRKTFLDGMVEMMRDNPPLRAAIDQRSNITPVDHLAKAVIEIVEHRRSGVFHIAGGEIISRYELAIRLAQLLKLSENAVKAVPYESLGRDAKRPLQGGLLARQSQLSATAPSIEESLSRWINMRS; this is encoded by the coding sequence TTGCGCACGGATTCGCCTGCCTTCGGCGGCTCACCACGAGTCGCGATCACCGGCGCATCAGGTTTGCTGGGGCAAGAGCTGATCGGCCAACTGCTTGCGGTGAGCCGAGCCGAATCGTCGGGACGTCAACCCTCCGTCTTCGCCGGATTGCATCAATCGCGCTGGATGCTGCCGACCGGTGTTGTTCCCTTGCCGCTGGATCTGTACCGGGAACGCACTGTACGCGCGTTCGTCGAGGCGGCGCAAGCCGACTGGATCATTCACACCGCCGCCCTGACCGATGTCGACCGCTGCGAGCGCGAACCGGAACTCGCGCAGGAACTGAATGCCAAAGCGACACAGCGTTTGTGCGAGGCGGTCTCCGGCACGCCGACGCGGATCGTCTATCTCTCGACTGACTATGTCTTCAAGGGCACTCATGGTCCCTACGCCGAAGACGCAGTCCCCAATCCGATCAATGTCTATGGCCGCACAAAGCTTGAAGGCGAAGCGACCATTCGCCTTTCAGGTGATCAGCATGTCATCGTCCGCACAGCCAGTGTCATAGGACCGTGGCGCAAGACATTCCTCGATGGTATGGTCGAAATGATGCGCGATAACCCGCCATTGCGTGCCGCCATCGATCAACGTTCCAACATCACGCCGGTCGACCATCTGGCGAAGGCCGTCATCGAAATCGTGGAACACAGGCGATCGGGCGTGTTTCATATCGCCGGAGGCGAGATCATCTCGCGCTACGAATTGGCTATTCGACTCGCTCAGTTGCTCAAATTGTCGGAGAATGCCGTTAAAGCTGTCCCGTACGAATCCTTGGGGCGTGATGCGAAAAGGCCGCTGCAGGGGGGGCTGCTGGCCCGGCAATCACAGCTATCGGCCACGGCACCCTCAATCGAAGAGTCCTTGAGCCGTTGGATTAACATGCGATCATGA
- a CDS encoding DMT family protein: MLTIVLLVLSNLFMTVAWYGHLKYKSTALWKVIAVSWLIAFFEYCLQVPANRIGYGTFSATQLKIIQEVITLVVFWVFAMLYLGESPRWNHLISFALIVAAVGFAFWPQGVTDQAR; encoded by the coding sequence ATGCTGACCATCGTCTTGTTGGTCCTTAGCAATCTCTTCATGACCGTGGCCTGGTATGGTCATCTGAAATACAAGTCGACCGCGCTCTGGAAGGTGATCGCCGTCAGTTGGCTGATCGCGTTCTTCGAGTACTGCCTCCAGGTGCCCGCCAACCGCATCGGCTATGGGACATTTTCGGCGACGCAGTTGAAGATCATTCAGGAAGTCATCACGCTGGTGGTCTTTTGGGTCTTTGCGATGCTGTATCTCGGAGAAAGCCCGCGCTGGAATCATCTGATTTCGTTTGCCCTGATTGTTGCCGCGGTCGGCTTTGCCTTTTGGCCGCAAGGCGTAACCGACCAGGCACGATGA